In the Plasmodium gaboni strain SY75 chromosome 13, whole genome shotgun sequence genome, ttatatattatttttaagggcgtgaagaaaattaaaagaaaaagaaaaaaaaaaagttataaaataaataaactAATTAcctatataaatatagaacAACAATGCTTTTATCTATAcatgcatatatatatatatatatatatatttttcttttatgtTGTGTGTGTTAGGGTAACTACAAATAAGACTTATAAATGactatttttatgaaaCTAGGTAagtttatattttttattaattacttttatcttttgttaatatataaatataatttattatttttattttattttattattttattttatttttatttttggCTATGATGATAGCaaatttttcttcattCGATTCGAATAACATCAGTATTATGTACTTTATGTAGgtgaatatatatatagtcATAAGGAAATTTTTTCgattaaaagaaaaaaaaaaaatatatatatatataagacTTTTAATTATACAGTTCATTATTGATAAAATGtaaatttttctttttctttttatttgGCTAGAGataaaatttatttgaataaaCTAACTGATAAGGGCATTTCAATTTTAAACCATTTTGAATATGCATTTCCTTTAATTGAGGAAAGCTCTATTTGATGTTTATATAACTCGTTAAACGATTTTTTTAGATGTTCtctttttttatcataaaGAAAAGTTTCTATAACAATTAGCTggtttaaaaaaattttccATTTGCAACTCTTTAATGATATTAGCTATATAAACATGAAAATATagaatttataaaattgatattttaaataattatatatatatatatatatgtgtatattttgTCATACTAGTCTTTTAAAGTGCTCAAACCATTCTTCATTTCCAATCGGAAAACTTTTCTGTAAgacaaaaaataaataaacaaacaaatatatatatatatacatatctttatatatgtaaataattttatacCACTTCATATTTCTTTTCTACTAAATAAATAATCGCATATTGAATTATTTCAATTAGAACAGTAACATTATCAACTTGGAAGAAATCCAAGTTCTcgtaatttttttctattaaaTCGGATGCATATACAATACCtatcaaaataaataaataaataaaataatataaagggtataaaagtaatatatatatatatatatttatttatttacattaaTTATTACATAGTTCATTCCTGTTTTCATTCTCGTCGATTATAATTTTTAGCAGATCGACAAGAGCTTGCCTGGAAACCCAGCTAGCCATATCATTAGCtttccaaaaaaaaaaaaaaaaaaaaaaaaaaaaaatagcCAAAAGCCAGgtaattattttttgtgtgtgtgtgcaaaataataatatatttatagatagttaataaataaaaaaaaaaaaaataataataataaaacaaaacatatatctatattctttttgtagaaataatattttacGATCTGGTATGAAATAGAAAATTTTTCctaataattcatttatacaattattaattaatatatttgtatcACTGTTTTGTTCTACTTGTTCTGttaaagaataaaatattaaaaaaatatatttttttttctctttcatattatttttatttaaaatttttttttttttgttgaATTGTAGGTCCTactaataaatatattaatatggtttttaatttctttatcAAATAAGCTATTACTATCATTTTTTTgcattaaaaaaataataggATTTGtacaataataaataaGCTTATccataaatattttgacCATATTATGGataatatcattttcttctttatgTCCTTTCTTATTCATATTATGTGATTTTAATTGATATTTCAGTtctatataaaatataaaatattatttatctGTGATAAATAGAcaaatcaaaaaataaaaccatacatacatatatatatattttacaaaCCATTGTTAAAGGTGCttataaaagatataattaattcgtattcaatattttcataattcAGATCATTTATTTTGCACTAAAAATAATTTGCAAAAGGAaacatgaaaaaaaaaaaaaaattcatatttacatataagattgtttttttttcgatatcttcttttatttatttattttatttcattttcaGAAACCGtatttgaatatttaaGGCAAAAATCTTGTAGATTAAAAAACGCCACGTTTATATTTCCtacattttcttttttatcaCATAAGGCAAGTGgtgttattatattctcTTCATTTGCAAAggtgtttttttttttttcaattatatttgttttcCTTTgagatataatatttttagCTTTATCTAATATTGTctattaaattataaattaaatatttaatataaattttaaaagggtcattcaaaaatatatatatatatatatatatatacaccaattttttttttttttttttatttgaccttttttatttctcTATTAGTTAAAGCCTTTAAAATTTCATCTTCCATTTtaacaaaagaaaataaaataacaaggtgatatataatatataccagttgtatatttgaaaaaaaaaaaaaaaaataagacCAATTTAA is a window encoding:
- a CDS encoding hypothetical protein (conserved Plasmodium protein, unknown function), with product MEDEILKALTNREIKKTILDKAKNIISQRKTNIIEKKKNTFANEENIITPLALCDKKENVGNINVAFFNLQDFCLKYSNTCKINDLNYENIEYELIISFISTFNNELKYQLKSHNMNKKGHKEENDIIHNMVKIFMDKLIYYCTNPIIFLMQKNDSNSLFDKEIKNHINIFIKQVEQNSDTNILINNCINELLGKIFYFIPDPNDMASWVSRQALVDLLKIIIDENENRNELCIVYASDLIEKNYENLDFFQVDNVTVLIEIIQYAIIYLVEKKYEVKSFPIGNEEWFEHFKRLLISLKSCKWKIFLNQLIVIETFLYDKKREHLKKSFNELYKHQIELSSIKGNAYSKWFKIEMPLSVSLFK